In one window of Haloimpatiens sp. FM7315 DNA:
- the rnpA gene encoding ribonuclease P protein component gives MKEEVVRKNLEFRRIYKRGRSFSNKLLVLYIYKNRDNINLNRLGISVSKKVGKSVTRSRVKRLIKESYRLNKENVKKGFDFVVIARVNSNDKPYKDIEASLINLFKKAGLYNNEGNFYKDH, from the coding sequence ATGAAGGAAGAAGTTGTAAGAAAAAACTTAGAATTTAGGAGAATATATAAAAGAGGGAGATCTTTTTCGAATAAATTGTTGGTTTTATATATATACAAAAACAGAGATAATATAAATTTAAATAGATTAGGAATTTCTGTTAGTAAAAAGGTAGGAAAAAGCGTAACTAGAAGCAGAGTAAAAAGACTTATAAAAGAAAGCTACAGATTAAATAAGGAAAATGTTAAAAAAGGTTTTGATTTTGTAGTTATTGCAAGGGTTAACAGTAATGATAAACCTTATAAAGATATAGAAGCATCTTTAATTAATTTGTTTAAGAAAGCTGGTTTATATAATAATGAAGGAAATTTTTATAAGGATCATTAA
- the yidD gene encoding membrane protein insertion efficiency factor YidD, whose protein sequence is MKEIFIRIIKFYRKYISPLKRPCCRFYPTCSQYALEAIEKYGALKGGLMSIKRILKCHPFNKGGYDPVK, encoded by the coding sequence ATGAAGGAAATTTTTATAAGGATCATTAAATTTTATAGAAAATACATATCACCTTTAAAAAGACCTTGTTGCAGGTTTTATCCTACATGTTCACAGTATGCTTTAGAAGCTATAGAAAAATATGGAGCTTTAAAAGGCGGATTGATGTCTATAAAGAGAATATTAAAATGTCATCCTTTTAATAAAGGTGGCTATGATCCAGTTAAATAA
- the yidC gene encoding membrane protein insertase YidC, translating to MHYLNDWLSKFFEMLHNGIATFIPNSNISYGLSIILFTVIVRVILLPINIKQMKSTVKMSKIQPEIKKLQDKYKSDPQKAQAEVMKLYKENSVNPLGGCLPLIIQMPILFALYYVFLNLPDISGVSFLWINDLGGIPSFKQPLTLILPILSGITTYLSSAMMAVKGDGMQAKQASMMNIFMSVFIVWMSLRFKEALVLYWVTNNLIQIAQTLVIKKGENSDSKQGA from the coding sequence TTGCATTATTTAAACGATTGGTTGTCTAAATTTTTTGAAATGTTACACAATGGGATTGCAACTTTTATTCCAAACAGTAATATTTCCTATGGTTTGTCTATAATATTATTTACAGTTATAGTAAGAGTTATTTTATTACCAATAAATATAAAACAGATGAAATCTACAGTTAAGATGAGTAAAATTCAACCTGAAATAAAAAAACTTCAAGATAAATATAAAAGTGATCCTCAGAAAGCACAAGCTGAGGTTATGAAACTTTATAAAGAAAATAGCGTTAATCCATTAGGTGGTTGCTTACCTTTAATTATACAAATGCCAATATTATTTGCTTTATACTATGTATTTTTAAATTTACCAGACATAAGTGGAGTAAGTTTCTTATGGATAAATGATTTAGGTGGTATACCTTCTTTTAAACAGCCACTTACATTAATACTACCAATATTGTCAGGTATAACTACATATCTTTCTTCAGCTATGATGGCTGTTAAAGGTGATGGTATGCAGGCTAAACAGGCTTCCATGATGAATATTTTCATGTCTGTTTTCATAGTATGGATGAGTTTAAGATTTAAAGAGGCTTTAGTGCTTTATTGGGTAACAAACAATTTAATTCAAATAGCACAAACTTTAGTAATTAAAAAAGGTGAAAATTCAGATAGTAAGCAAGGAGCCTAA
- the mnmE gene encoding tRNA uridine-5-carboxymethylaminomethyl(34) synthesis GTPase MnmE, with protein MKEFDTIAAVSTSLGEGGISIIRVSGDKALEVVARVFKGKNNREIKDIKSYSMRYGFIIDKIKDEVIDEVIVSYMKGPKSFTAEDTVEINCHGGVVATNKVLNEVIKSGARLAEPGEFTKRAFLNGRIDLSQAEAVIDIIRAKTDLSMKSAIKQSQGKISKEIDNMRQELLAFIAHIEATVDYPEDDLEEVTSMKVKCKLKGIIDKIDRLLSTADEGKMLKEGIKIVIVGKPNVGKSSLLNALLDEKRAIVTDVPGTTRDVIEEYINIEGIPVKLIDTAGIRETENVVEKIGVEKSKEKIEEADLIILMLDLSRNLDKEDQEIIEYIKNRKYIVLLNKSDLHRNIESNELNELESKFLIDVSVKTGEGLEEIKNCIKDLFFKGEIKTEDIYITNNRHKEVLIRARESLSSAVDTLLHVEAIDLASIDIRNAWSSLGEITGDTVEENIIDKIFSEFCLGK; from the coding sequence ATGAAGGAATTCGATACCATCGCAGCCGTATCAACAAGTTTAGGCGAAGGTGGAATTTCTATAATAAGAGTTTCAGGAGATAAAGCTTTAGAAGTAGTAGCGAGAGTTTTTAAAGGTAAAAACAACAGAGAAATTAAAGACATTAAGAGCTATTCTATGAGATATGGATTTATAATAGATAAGATTAAAGATGAAGTAATAGATGAGGTAATAGTAAGTTATATGAAAGGACCTAAAAGCTTTACTGCAGAGGATACTGTGGAAATTAATTGTCATGGTGGAGTAGTTGCTACCAATAAGGTCCTAAATGAAGTTATTAAATCTGGTGCTAGACTTGCAGAACCTGGGGAGTTTACAAAACGAGCCTTCTTAAACGGAAGAATTGATTTAAGCCAGGCTGAAGCCGTTATTGACATTATAAGGGCTAAAACTGACCTTAGTATGAAATCTGCAATTAAGCAATCCCAAGGCAAGATTTCCAAGGAAATAGATAATATGAGGCAAGAACTCTTGGCGTTTATAGCGCATATAGAAGCTACAGTGGATTACCCTGAGGATGATTTAGAAGAAGTAACTTCAATGAAAGTTAAATGTAAATTAAAGGGTATAATTGATAAAATTGATAGACTTTTAAGCACTGCCGATGAAGGAAAAATGTTAAAAGAAGGCATTAAAATCGTAATTGTTGGAAAACCAAATGTAGGAAAATCATCTCTATTAAATGCACTTTTAGATGAAAAAAGAGCTATTGTTACAGATGTGCCTGGCACTACAAGAGATGTAATTGAAGAGTACATAAATATAGAGGGTATTCCTGTAAAACTTATTGATACTGCTGGAATTAGAGAAACTGAAAATGTTGTTGAAAAAATTGGTGTAGAAAAATCAAAAGAAAAAATAGAAGAAGCTGATTTAATAATTTTAATGTTAGATTTAAGTAGAAATTTAGATAAGGAAGATCAGGAAATAATAGAATATATAAAAAATAGAAAATATATAGTTTTGCTAAATAAAAGCGATTTACATAGAAATATTGAAAGTAATGAGTTAAATGAGTTAGAATCTAAATTTTTAATAGATGTTTCTGTGAAAACAGGAGAAGGACTGGAAGAAATAAAGAACTGCATAAAAGACTTGTTTTTTAAAGGAGAAATTAAAACAGAAGACATTTATATTACAAATAATAGACATAAAGAAGTTTTAATTAGGGCAAGAGAGAGCTTAAGTTCTGCAGTAGACACTCTTTTACATGTAGAGGCTATTGATTTAGCGTCTATTGATATAAGAAATGCTTGGTCTAGTTTAGGTGAAATTACAGGGGATACTGTAGAAGAAAACATAATAGATAAAATCTTTTCAGAATTTTGTTTAGGAAAGTAG
- the mnmG gene encoding tRNA uridine-5-carboxymethylaminomethyl(34) synthesis enzyme MnmG, with amino-acid sequence MIYEAGEFDVVVIGLGHAGCEAALASSRLGCKTLACAINLDSIALMPCNPNIGGTAKGHLVREIDALGGEMGINIDKSFIQSRMLNTSKGPAVHSLRAQADKRKYSERMKWVLEKEPNLSVKQLEVTDIEVEDNKVIGVMTGNGGHYKCKAVILASGTYLKSRIIVGDISRHEGPSGLMPANYLSQKLLDLGITLRRFKTGTPSRVNKNSIDFSKMIEQKGDEKIVPFSFMNDKLDKDQISCFLTYTNLNTHEVIKENISRSPLYNGSIEGVGPRYCPSIEDKVMRFVDKDKHQIFIEPEGENTEEMYVGGMSSSLPEDVQIKMLRTVEGLENVEVTRIGYAIEYDSIDSTQLKLSLESKNINGFFSAGQVNGSSGYEEAASQGLIAGVNAALKVKEREPLILNRSDAYIGVLIDDLVTKGTNEPYRMMTSRSEYRLLLRQDNADLRLTELGHNVGLVNEERYTKYLNRKNSIEKEIDRIKSLKITNKNEVNEFLKGLDSVELKKPISLYELIKRPELDYYKVAPLDLERPEIDDNVKEQVNIISKYEGYIQKQNEQVHQFKKMENRVIPEQIDYNDVLGLRIEAIQKLNKIRPFNLGQASRISGVSPADISVLMIYLEQLKRSNK; translated from the coding sequence ATGATATATGAAGCAGGAGAATTTGATGTTGTTGTAATTGGCTTAGGTCATGCAGGTTGTGAGGCTGCGCTTGCATCTTCTAGACTTGGATGTAAAACTTTAGCTTGCGCTATTAATTTAGATAGTATCGCCTTAATGCCTTGTAATCCAAATATAGGGGGCACAGCTAAAGGTCATTTAGTAAGAGAAATAGACGCTTTAGGTGGAGAAATGGGAATAAACATCGATAAGAGTTTTATTCAGTCAAGAATGCTTAATACTTCTAAGGGACCAGCAGTACATTCTTTAAGGGCTCAAGCTGATAAAAGAAAGTATTCTGAGAGGATGAAGTGGGTTTTAGAAAAAGAGCCTAATTTATCTGTAAAACAATTAGAAGTAACTGATATAGAAGTTGAAGATAATAAAGTAATTGGAGTAATGACAGGCAATGGTGGACATTACAAATGTAAGGCTGTTATTTTAGCTTCAGGAACCTATTTAAAATCTAGAATTATAGTAGGGGATATTAGTAGACATGAGGGACCAAGTGGTCTTATGCCAGCTAATTATCTATCACAAAAGCTTTTAGATTTAGGCATAACCTTAAGAAGGTTTAAAACTGGTACTCCATCAAGAGTAAACAAAAATTCTATAGATTTTTCCAAAATGATAGAGCAAAAGGGCGATGAAAAAATAGTACCATTTTCATTTATGAATGATAAACTTGATAAAGATCAAATATCATGTTTTTTAACGTACACAAACTTAAACACTCATGAGGTTATAAAAGAAAATATTTCAAGATCACCTTTATATAATGGATCAATAGAAGGAGTTGGACCTAGATATTGTCCATCTATAGAAGATAAAGTTATGAGATTTGTTGATAAAGATAAACACCAAATATTTATAGAGCCTGAAGGAGAGAATACTGAAGAGATGTATGTTGGAGGTATGTCAAGCTCACTTCCTGAGGATGTTCAAATTAAGATGCTTAGAACTGTAGAAGGCCTTGAAAATGTTGAAGTAACAAGAATTGGTTATGCTATAGAGTATGATAGTATAGATTCAACGCAGCTTAAACTTTCATTAGAGTCTAAAAATATAAATGGATTCTTTTCAGCAGGTCAGGTAAATGGAAGTTCTGGCTATGAAGAGGCAGCTTCACAAGGATTAATAGCTGGAGTAAATGCAGCTTTAAAGGTCAAAGAGAGAGAGCCATTAATATTAAATCGTTCAGATGCGTACATTGGTGTATTAATCGACGATTTAGTTACTAAAGGAACTAATGAGCCTTATAGAATGATGACATCAAGATCAGAATACAGGCTTCTTTTAAGACAAGATAATGCAGACTTAAGACTTACAGAGTTAGGTCATAATGTTGGTCTTGTAAATGAAGAAAGATATACTAAGTATTTGAATAGAAAAAACTCTATAGAAAAAGAAATAGATAGAATTAAAAGTTTAAAAATCACCAATAAAAATGAAGTTAATGAGTTTTTAAAAGGCTTAGATTCAGTAGAGCTAAAAAAACCAATAAGTCTTTATGAGCTTATAAAAAGACCGGAACTTGATTATTATAAAGTAGCGCCTCTTGATTTAGAAAGACCGGAAATAGACGATAATGTAAAAGAACAAGTGAATATAATATCTAAGTATGAAGGATATATACAAAAACAGAATGAACAAGTACATCAATTCAAAAAAATGGAAAATAGAGTAATACCTGAACAAATAGATTATAATGATGTATTGGGACTTAGAATTGAAGCTATACAAAAACTTAATAAAATAAGACCTTTTAATTTAGGTCAAGCTTCTAGGATTTCAGGGGTATCTCCAGCTGATATATCTGTGCTTATGATATATCTAGAACAGTTAAAAAGAAGTAATAAATAA
- the rsmG gene encoding 16S rRNA (guanine(527)-N(7))-methyltransferase RsmG, with protein MEYFEMLKQGASNENMDFNEAQYDKFILYKEMIKEWNEKINLTAITEDEEIIKKHFVDSIKIFKFDGLKTAKKIIDIGTGAGFPGIPMKIMREDLEVTLLDSLKKRVNFLELVSTSLKLQKVEAIHGRAEDFGQNKKYREKYDVAVSRAVANMTVLAELCMPFVKKGGYFVALKGPSIKDELQESKKAIGILGGKLQEILEVEIEGSDLRHNLVIIKKIKETPKTYPRKAGTANKKPLK; from the coding sequence GTGGAATATTTTGAAATGTTAAAGCAAGGCGCTAGTAATGAAAATATGGATTTTAATGAAGCTCAATACGATAAATTCATTTTATATAAAGAAATGATAAAAGAATGGAATGAAAAAATTAATCTAACTGCAATAACTGAAGATGAAGAGATTATAAAAAAACATTTTGTAGATTCAATTAAAATATTTAAATTTGATGGTTTAAAGACTGCTAAAAAAATTATAGATATAGGTACTGGGGCTGGTTTTCCTGGAATACCTATGAAAATAATGAGAGAAGATTTAGAAGTAACTTTATTGGATTCTTTAAAAAAGAGGGTTAATTTCTTAGAATTAGTTTCAACTAGTTTAAAACTTCAAAAAGTTGAGGCCATTCATGGAAGAGCGGAAGATTTTGGACAAAATAAAAAATACAGAGAAAAATATGATGTTGCAGTTTCAAGAGCAGTTGCTAATATGACCGTGCTTGCAGAGCTTTGTATGCCTTTTGTTAAAAAGGGAGGATACTTTGTAGCTTTAAAAGGTCCATCTATTAAAGATGAACTGCAAGAATCTAAAAAGGCAATTGGAATTTTAGGGGGCAAACTTCAAGAAATTTTGGAGGTTGAGATTGAAGGTAGTGACTTAAGGCATAACCTAGTAATAATAAAGAAAATAAAAGAGACTCCTAAAACCTATCCAAGAAAGGCTGGAACAGCGAATAAAAAGCCTTTAAAATAG
- the noc gene encoding nucleoid occlusion protein has product MQKNVNNIPVDSIVPNAYQPRKHFDEEALQELAQSMRSYGVIQPITIRRLSQDKYELIAGERRLRAAKIAGFNEIPAIVIEITDKESAAIALLENLQRQDLNFLEEAEAYYNLIKDHSYTQEQLAEAIGKKQSTIANKIRLLKLENEVRKMLLENNLTERHARALLKLPSEELRMKILKEVISKSLNVKKTEELIERELLKLCSEEVAADGKKKIKGIFSARVYMNTIKQVFDKYGISANYRSKELDDSIEVTISIPKK; this is encoded by the coding sequence ATGCAAAAGAATGTAAATAATATACCTGTGGATTCAATCGTTCCAAACGCTTATCAACCAAGAAAGCATTTTGACGAAGAAGCTTTACAGGAATTAGCACAATCCATGAGATCTTACGGAGTCATTCAACCTATAACTATAAGAAGGCTATCACAGGATAAATATGAGCTTATAGCAGGAGAGAGAAGGTTGAGAGCCGCTAAGATAGCTGGCTTTAATGAAATACCAGCTATAGTTATTGAGATAACAGATAAAGAGTCGGCTGCAATAGCACTTTTAGAAAATTTGCAAAGACAGGATTTAAATTTCTTGGAAGAAGCTGAGGCTTATTATAATTTAATAAAAGATCATTCTTATACTCAAGAGCAATTGGCTGAAGCTATAGGAAAGAAACAATCAACTATAGCTAATAAGATTAGACTTTTAAAATTAGAAAATGAAGTTAGAAAAATGCTTTTAGAAAACAACTTAACAGAAAGACATGCGCGTGCTTTATTAAAGTTGCCTAGTGAAGAACTTAGAATGAAGATATTAAAAGAAGTAATTAGTAAATCTTTGAATGTTAAAAAGACAGAAGAACTTATTGAGAGAGAATTACTAAAATTATGTAGTGAAGAAGTAGCAGCGGATGGAAAGAAAAAAATAAAGGGCATTTTTAGTGCAAGAGTTTATATGAATACTATAAAACAGGTTTTTGATAAATATGGAATATCAGCCAATTATAGATCTAAAGAATTGGATGATTCAATTGAGGTTACTATTTCTATTCCTAAAAAATAG
- a CDS encoding ParA family protein, giving the protein MKVICVFNQKGGVGKTTTNINLCSYLANKGYKILTIDIDPQGNTTSGLGLDKKNISTSVYDVIASDKSIEEAIIKIELIENLYIIPSTVELAGAEVELISKENREIILKDKLEKIKDDFDYVFIDCPPSLGFLTINALTASDSVIIPIQCEFYALEGVGQLVNTLQLVKKSLNDSLEIEGIVMSMFDSRTKLSNEVVDEVKKYFNDKVYKTTIPRNVRLAEAPSFGLPIILYDDKCRGAEAYEKLTVEFLERQ; this is encoded by the coding sequence GTGAAGGTTATATGTGTTTTTAATCAAAAAGGTGGGGTTGGTAAAACAACAACTAATATTAATCTATGTTCTTATTTAGCAAACAAAGGTTATAAAATTTTGACTATAGATATTGATCCTCAGGGAAACACTACAAGTGGACTTGGTTTAGATAAGAAAAATATAAGTACTTCTGTTTATGATGTCATTGCATCAGATAAGAGCATTGAAGAAGCTATAATAAAGATTGAGTTAATCGAAAATTTATATATAATACCTTCTACAGTTGAGCTTGCTGGGGCTGAGGTTGAGCTAATAAGCAAAGAAAATAGAGAAATCATACTTAAGGATAAATTAGAAAAAATAAAAGATGATTTTGATTATGTATTTATAGATTGTCCTCCGTCTTTAGGATTTTTAACAATTAACGCGCTTACAGCATCAGATAGTGTTATTATTCCAATACAATGTGAATTCTATGCCCTAGAAGGGGTAGGTCAACTTGTTAATACTTTACAACTTGTAAAGAAATCTCTTAATGATTCTTTAGAAATTGAAGGAATAGTTATGAGTATGTTTGATAGTAGAACTAAGTTAAGCAATGAAGTGGTAGATGAAGTTAAAAAATATTTTAATGATAAAGTTTATAAAACTACGATACCTAGAAATGTGAGACTTGCAGAAGCACCAAGTTTTGGTTTACCGATAATTTTATACGATGATAAATGTAGAGGCGCAGAAGCCTATGAAAAATTAACTGTGGAATTTTTAGAAAGACAATAA
- a CDS encoding ParB/RepB/Spo0J family partition protein, which translates to MSKKFGLGKGLGALIPENNEYKVEKGNNSTEKILLNLIKANKKQPRKSFDSDKIMQLAQSIKEYGIIEPLVLKKEGDSYIIIAGERRWRAAKMVGMKEVPAVIMDMSDREVLEISLIENIQREDLNPIEEAEAYKKLIDEFKLTQEELSEKLGKSRTSITNSMRLLNLDKRVQQYLIECIISEGHGRVLLSIQDKEKQYELAQKIIDDKLSVRDTEKIIKNLIKHKNNKKEEVYGINPYYEDVKNRLEGYFGTKVFIKNKNKKGKIEIEYYSEDDLERIIEMLNL; encoded by the coding sequence TTGAGTAAAAAATTTGGATTAGGTAAAGGGTTAGGTGCACTTATACCAGAAAACAATGAATATAAGGTAGAAAAAGGAAATAACAGTACAGAAAAGATTTTATTAAATCTAATAAAAGCAAACAAAAAACAACCTAGAAAAAGTTTTGATTCAGATAAAATAATGCAGCTTGCACAGTCAATTAAAGAGTATGGAATAATAGAGCCTCTTGTTTTAAAAAAAGAGGGTGACAGTTACATAATAATAGCTGGTGAAAGAAGATGGAGAGCTGCTAAAATGGTTGGAATGAAAGAAGTTCCAGCTGTTATAATGGATATGTCAGATAGGGAAGTATTAGAAATATCTCTTATAGAAAACATACAAAGAGAAGACTTAAATCCAATAGAAGAAGCAGAAGCCTATAAAAAATTAATAGATGAATTTAAGTTAACTCAAGAGGAGCTTTCTGAAAAATTAGGAAAATCAAGGACTTCTATTACAAATTCAATGAGACTTCTAAACCTAGATAAGAGAGTTCAGCAGTATTTAATAGAGTGTATAATTTCAGAGGGGCATGGAAGAGTACTTTTATCTATTCAAGATAAGGAAAAACAGTATGAACTAGCTCAAAAAATAATTGACGATAAACTAAGTGTAAGAGATACTGAAAAAATAATAAAAAACTTAATTAAACATAAGAATAATAAAAAAGAAGAGGTATATGGAATTAATCCTTATTATGAGGATGTAAAAAATAGACTTGAAGGTTATTTTGGAACTAAAGTATTTATTAAAAATAAAAACAAAAAAGGTAAAATAGAAATAGAGTATTATTCAGAAGATGATTTGGAAAGAATAATAGAAATGTTAAATCTATAA
- a CDS encoding DUF4446 family protein, with amino-acid sequence MELINEYIKMFEPYLLIAMMVIILILFILVIASFKSISKMENKIRKLTRGVDNKNIEQIIETYFTKAEEGKDQIIKLEESVNALNEKLKGCIQKTSIIRYRAFEDVGSDLSFSIALLDGNNNGVIITGIYSREDSVVYAKPVDRGISRYDLSEEEKEVLEKVIH; translated from the coding sequence TTGGAGTTAATAAATGAATATATAAAGATGTTTGAGCCCTATTTATTAATAGCTATGATGGTTATAATATTAATATTGTTTATACTTGTAATAGCTTCATTTAAATCTATAAGTAAAATGGAAAATAAGATTAGAAAGCTTACAAGAGGTGTAGATAATAAAAATATTGAACAGATTATCGAGACTTACTTTACAAAAGCAGAAGAGGGTAAAGATCAGATAATTAAATTAGAGGAAAGCGTAAATGCTTTAAATGAAAAATTAAAAGGATGTATACAGAAAACTTCAATTATAAGATATAGAGCTTTTGAAGACGTAGGTAGTGATTTGAGTTTTTCTATTGCCTTATTAGATGGTAACAATAATGGAGTAATTATTACAGGAATATATAGCAGAGAAGATAGTGTTGTTTATGCAAAACCTGTAGATAGAGGAATTTCAAGATACGATTTGTCTGAAGAAGAAAAAGAGGTTTTAGAAAAAGTAATACATTAG
- a CDS encoding YkuS family protein → MTIFVSEELPYIKDELEKRGYEVTSDHNISCNVIICDLKNKGLIDSNLENSVKPEGTLIIDSGRKSIDDIEKIIFNRVYSALY, encoded by the coding sequence ATGACAATTTTTGTATCTGAAGAATTACCATACATTAAAGATGAGCTTGAAAAAAGAGGTTATGAAGTTACTAGTGATCATAATATTTCATGTAATGTTATTATATGTGACTTAAAAAACAAAGGATTAATTGACTCTAATTTAGAAAATAGCGTAAAACCAGAGGGAACTTTAATAATCGATTCTGGTAGAAAAAGCATTGATGATATTGAAAAAATAATATTTAATAGAGTATATAGTGCTTTGTATTAG
- the yyaC gene encoding spore protease YyaC, which produces MNNKQVLDSTDINCIFKLRDVLSQKIINALNLNKEIVILCIGTDRSTGDSLGPLVGEKLKFLVRNNLYIYGNLGNPVHAKNLCSVLKTINSELKNPFIIAIDACLGSLHNVGSIIIEEGPLSPGAAMDKDLPLVGNISIKGIVNISGTLEFLVLQNTRLNTVMQIADIISKGLYHSILKTLGGPSIAKKTQNKLVKESKQSKVDSNN; this is translated from the coding sequence ATGAATAATAAACAAGTTCTTGATTCTACCGATATTAATTGTATTTTTAAATTAAGAGATGTTTTAAGTCAAAAGATAATAAATGCTCTAAATTTAAATAAAGAAATAGTAATTTTATGTATAGGAACAGATAGATCAACAGGAGACTCCTTAGGTCCTTTAGTAGGAGAAAAGCTAAAATTTTTAGTTAGAAACAACCTTTATATATATGGAAATCTAGGGAATCCAGTACATGCGAAAAACCTTTGTAGTGTACTTAAAACTATAAATTCAGAACTTAAAAATCCATTTATTATAGCTATAGATGCCTGTCTTGGAAGTCTTCACAATGTTGGAAGTATAATTATTGAAGAAGGACCTTTGTCCCCAGGAGCAGCTATGGATAAAGATTTGCCACTAGTTGGAAATATCAGTATAAAAGGTATAGTAAATATTTCTGGGACCTTAGAGTTCTTAGTCCTTCAAAATACTAGGCTAAATACCGTTATGCAAATTGCAGACATAATATCAAAAGGCTTATATCATTCTATACTTAAAACCCTAGGTGGTCCTAGTATTGCAAAGAAAACTCAGAACAAATTAGTTAAAGAGAGCAAACAATCAAAAGTTGATTCTAATAATTAA
- a CDS encoding aminotransferase class V-fold PLP-dependent enzyme, translating into MKVYLDNAATTFPKPKEVTSSIFNYMTKIGSNPGRGASSASLQGNRVVFECREALAELFHFNKIENVIFTSNITQSLNTLIKGAVQKGWHVITSSMDHNASLRPLYSLKESKLIDLTVLNCSKEGIIDIEEFKNSIKNNTKLVVLSHASNIIGSIQPLEAIGSICKERNIFFIIDSAQTAGVLDLDFEKLNCSALAFTGHKSLLGPQGIGGFIIDDNFNKYVNPFIEGGTGSVSSSVIQPDFLPDKFESGTMNTPGIAGLLAGVNFIKETGLSTICEHENELCKKFINGVLNIPSFEVYGFKDANLRTSTVSINTSKMDNAELGFTLDSEFGIMTRTGLHCAPLAHKTIGTYPKGTIRFSFGYFNDEKDVDYALHALNSVINK; encoded by the coding sequence ATGAAAGTTTATTTAGATAACGCAGCTACTACTTTTCCAAAACCTAAGGAAGTAACATCATCAATATTCAATTACATGACAAAAATAGGTTCAAACCCAGGAAGAGGAGCATCTTCTGCCTCACTACAGGGAAATAGAGTAGTATTTGAATGTAGAGAAGCTTTAGCAGAACTATTTCATTTTAACAAAATTGAAAATGTAATATTTACTAGCAACATAACTCAATCTTTAAACACTCTAATAAAAGGAGCAGTACAAAAGGGCTGGCACGTTATAACTTCATCTATGGACCATAACGCTTCTTTAAGACCTCTTTATTCTCTAAAAGAAAGCAAGTTAATAGATTTAACTGTTTTAAACTGCTCTAAAGAGGGTATTATTGATATTGAAGAGTTTAAAAATTCTATTAAAAACAATACTAAATTAGTAGTTTTATCTCATGCTTCAAATATAATTGGAAGTATTCAGCCTTTGGAAGCTATTGGAAGCATTTGTAAGGAGAGAAACATTTTCTTCATTATAGATTCCGCTCAAACCGCCGGGGTTTTAGATTTAGATTTTGAAAAATTAAACTGCAGTGCTTTAGCTTTTACAGGTCATAAGAGCCTGCTTGGACCCCAAGGAATTGGTGGCTTTATTATTGATGATAATTTTAATAAATACGTTAATCCCTTTATCGAAGGTGGAACCGGAAGCGTTTCCTCTAGTGTAATACAACCAGATTTTTTACCTGATAAATTTGAAAGTGGAACAATGAATACTCCAGGTATAGCTGGACTTTTAGCTGGTGTTAATTTCATAAAAGAAACTGGTCTTTCTACAATTTGTGAACATGAAAATGAGCTTTGTAAAAAATTCATAAATGGCGTATTAAATATACCTTCTTTTGAAGTCTATGGTTTTAAAGATGCAAACCTTAGGACATCTACGGTTTCCATAAATACATCTAAAATGGATAACGCAGAACTTGGTTTTACGTTAGATAGCGAATTTGGAATTATGACAAGAACAGGTCTTCACTGTGCTCCTTTAGCTCATAAGACTATTGGAACCTATCCAAAAGGCACTATACGTTTTAGTTTTGGATATTTTAATGATGAAAAAGATGTTGATTATGCTTTACATGCTCTTAATTCAGTTATTAATAAATAG